A stretch of the Candidatus Saccharimonadales bacterium genome encodes the following:
- a CDS encoding NUDIX domain-containing protein, whose amino-acid sequence MNSDQRTKHYTASMFVMNKSSKGWKILFVHHKKFDRWMIPGGHVEDYENPVEAVLRETFEETQTTPKLISFINREVPGTDSTWLLPPEFFFEQLIPARKDEAEHYHLDCCYVGVVDDDSIMHRVEESNDIGWFNLQEIRDNTSMFLSTQTLAINLLEKLEREEPFTYEQSRI is encoded by the coding sequence ATGAATAGCGATCAAAGAACCAAACACTATACGGCGAGTATGTTCGTGATGAACAAGTCTAGTAAGGGCTGGAAAATACTATTTGTTCATCATAAGAAGTTTGATAGATGGATGATTCCAGGAGGGCACGTCGAAGACTATGAAAATCCCGTAGAGGCAGTGCTCAGAGAAACGTTTGAGGAGACGCAAACTACTCCTAAACTCATTTCTTTCATTAATCGTGAAGTACCTGGTACTGACTCCACGTGGCTATTACCACCAGAATTTTTCTTTGAGCAGCTTATCCCGGCCCGAAAAGACGAGGCCGAGCATTATCATCTCGACTGTTGTTATGTTGGTGTAGTTGATGATGATTCCATAATGCATCGAGTAGAAGAATCAAATGATATAGGCTGGTTTAACTTACAAGAAATACGTGATAATACCTCGATGTTTCTCTCTACGCAGACGTTGGCTATAAATTTGTTAGAAAAGCTGGAAAGAGAGGAGCCATTCACATATGAGCAAAGCAGAATATAG
- a CDS encoding DegT/DnrJ/EryC1/StrS aminotransferase family protein: protein MNITDEDIAYVCKSLKSDVISGKSSFIDEYERRLADYFGTQYAITCSNGTSAIVMALYVAGVRNGDEVMLPPTAPIMSILPILSLGAKPVFVDLKSIENFDISIDDISKKITHLTKVLLNVPMWGYPNNSNELKDFCQARGITLIEDLSHCHGSKLADGKIMGSSGHISIFSTHERKMITTGEGGFILTDDEDMRRALVGYRSFGVGTSYEYGVEFGLNYRLCGINGALGITQLSKLDDKIETRTSNAQRIIKMIKLPSLSYEVKVAGISNYYSLAVVLDDSIINVSALADYLNLHSIVSDTYAYNYKPLYEMPLFNEFKVKCEVAERLISSIITLPTHEGLSEDDLSYIADTFNEGLIKQGV, encoded by the coding sequence GTGAATATCACTGATGAAGACATTGCATATGTATGTAAATCCCTTAAAAGTGATGTTATTTCTGGCAAGAGTTCATTTATTGATGAATATGAACGTCGACTCGCTGACTACTTTGGAACACAATACGCAATTACCTGTTCAAATGGCACATCAGCGATTGTGATGGCGCTATATGTAGCAGGTGTAAGGAATGGGGACGAGGTAATGCTTCCTCCTACAGCCCCTATAATGTCTATTTTGCCCATACTGAGTCTCGGTGCAAAGCCGGTATTCGTGGACCTTAAATCAATTGAGAATTTCGACATATCAATCGACGACATAAGCAAAAAGATAACTCATTTAACCAAAGTTTTATTGAATGTACCCATGTGGGGGTATCCAAATAATAGTAACGAGCTAAAAGATTTTTGCCAGGCAAGGGGTATTACATTAATTGAAGATTTATCGCACTGTCACGGGAGTAAGCTTGCGGATGGAAAGATTATGGGTTCTAGCGGCCACATATCGATCTTCAGTACGCATGAACGCAAAATGATTACGACTGGAGAGGGGGGATTTATTTTAACCGACGACGAGGATATGCGCAGAGCGCTGGTTGGCTACCGATCATTTGGTGTAGGTACATCGTATGAATATGGTGTTGAGTTTGGACTCAATTACCGTTTGTGTGGGATAAATGGAGCATTAGGGATAACTCAGCTTAGTAAGCTGGACGACAAAATTGAAACTAGAACCAGCAATGCTCAAAGAATCATCAAAATGATTAAATTGCCTAGCCTATCGTACGAAGTAAAGGTCGCCGGAATAAGTAACTACTATTCATTGGCAGTAGTCTTGGATGATTCCATTATTAATGTAAGTGCATTGGCTGATTATTTAAATTTACACAGTATTGTTTCTGATACCTATGCATATAATTATAAACCGCTTTACGAGATGCCCTTATTTAATGAGTTTAAAGTAAAATGTGAGGTAGCTGAAAGGCTTATTAGTTCTATAATTACGTTGCCAACCCATGAAGGACTGAGCGAAGATGATTTAAGCTATATAGCTGATACATTCAACGAGGGTTTAATAAAACAAGGAGTATGA
- a CDS encoding Gfo/Idh/MocA family oxidoreductase — MNKQLVKVGVVGIGQQSNDNLIPAVLTSSFANLMAICDIDTKELKTASRRYNVENTYTNYVDLVNDPSIEAIIVASHPNVHYLVAKKAIEKGKHVFVEKPPVENIEQLTELIDLNKKYRSAMTGVGMNFGFTEMSGALTKIIRDTAYFGDITRIEINHHSSKPREPLWGYESIADSFLLAQLIHPLHQMLEIGGKVRDVSFRSSMHDSPLFVDVILDFTSGTIGILKCSTYYPYFEHRVEIYGSNGLVASVDNINQMKIVAEVERKNYFW; from the coding sequence ATGAACAAGCAGTTAGTCAAAGTTGGTGTGGTTGGTATCGGTCAACAAAGTAACGATAACTTAATCCCAGCAGTTCTAACCTCCTCATTTGCAAATCTTATGGCAATATGTGACATCGATACTAAAGAATTGAAAACAGCGTCCCGCAGATATAACGTTGAAAATACCTATACGAACTACGTAGATTTAGTTAACGACCCCAGCATCGAAGCTATAATAGTCGCAAGTCACCCAAATGTGCATTACTTGGTTGCCAAGAAAGCAATAGAAAAAGGCAAGCATGTATTTGTGGAGAAGCCACCGGTAGAGAATATCGAGCAGTTAACGGAATTGATTGATTTGAACAAAAAATATCGCTCCGCAATGACGGGTGTCGGTATGAATTTCGGCTTTACAGAGATGTCAGGTGCGCTAACCAAAATCATCCGGGATACAGCGTATTTTGGTGATATAACTAGGATCGAGATTAACCACCATTCTAGCAAGCCTCGTGAACCACTTTGGGGATACGAAAGCATAGCAGATTCTTTTCTCTTAGCTCAACTTATTCACCCATTGCACCAAATGTTAGAGATCGGAGGAAAGGTCAGAGATGTATCGTTTCGTTCGTCCATGCACGACAGCCCTCTTTTTGTTGATGTAATTCTTGACTTTACTAGCGGCACCATTGGCATTTTGAAGTGCAGCACATATTATCCGTATTTTGAACACCGGGTAGAAATTTACGGTTCGAACGGTCTTGTTGCCTCCGTTGACAATATAAATCAGATGAAGATTGTTGCCGAAGTAGAAAGAAAGAATTATTTTTGGTAA
- a CDS encoding non-canonical purine NTP pyrophosphatase has translation MIDITFITGNQNKADYLARYLELPVKHHKMDLDEIQSLDLRTIVKHKLLQAYDEVKQPVLVEDVSLEFEALGRLPGTFIRFYVDEVPFETICRTLDGLSRNATAKSIYGYYDGTSMEFFESGMKGVIADHPRGENGWGWDKIFIPVGYTQTRAELDEEEDKKTYMIIKPFDKLKAFLESK, from the coding sequence ATGATCGATATCACGTTTATAACTGGCAATCAAAATAAAGCTGATTACCTAGCAAGATATTTGGAACTCCCCGTCAAACATCACAAGATGGATCTGGACGAAATCCAGAGCTTAGACTTGCGCACCATCGTGAAGCACAAGCTATTACAGGCCTATGATGAAGTGAAGCAGCCAGTTCTCGTCGAAGATGTCTCTCTTGAATTTGAAGCATTAGGCAGGCTGCCTGGTACATTCATAAGATTCTATGTCGACGAAGTACCCTTCGAAACTATTTGTAGAACTTTGGATGGACTCAGTCGTAATGCCACGGCTAAAAGCATCTACGGCTACTACGACGGCACAAGTATGGAATTCTTTGAGAGCGGCATGAAGGGCGTTATCGCAGACCATCCACGAGGCGAGAATGGCTGGGGCTGGGATAAGATATTCATACCTGTCGGCTACACGCAGACGAGAGCTGAACTGGATGAGGAAGAAGATAAGAAAACTTATATGATAATTAAGCCTTTTGATAAATTGAAGGCTTTTCTTGAAAGCAAATAG
- a CDS encoding helix-turn-helix transcriptional regulator: MIHNRIALLRTAMGMSRQELAKLIDVNYQTVGFIERGDYSPSLELAFKIAKAFDTDITTVFSDKPFEPLFTKKENDNG; encoded by the coding sequence ATGATACACAACAGAATCGCATTGTTACGAACTGCAATGGGCATGTCTCGTCAGGAACTCGCCAAGTTAATAGACGTTAACTACCAAACAGTAGGATTTATAGAACGCGGCGACTATTCACCGAGCCTTGAGTTAGCTTTCAAGATTGCTAAGGCTTTTGATACAGATATTACAACCGTTTTCTCAGACAAACCTTTCGAGCCGCTATTCACTAAAAAGGAGAATGATAATGGTTAA
- a CDS encoding DUF5663 domain-containing protein: MVNIDENWLSELGVMASSEKETEALLDIIEEELEIRVGTKVINSMNKTQLEEFEKLDDDKRESFIDKVFPNYDEVVVQEYNFIGYQITKSKDKTELIKSWAA; this comes from the coding sequence ATGGTAAACATTGACGAAAACTGGCTAAGCGAGCTTGGAGTAATGGCATCTAGCGAGAAGGAAACCGAAGCTTTGCTGGACATCATTGAAGAAGAGCTTGAAATTAGAGTCGGAACGAAAGTCATAAACAGCATGAACAAAACCCAGCTGGAAGAATTTGAGAAGCTTGACGACGACAAACGCGAAAGCTTTATTGACAAGGTCTTTCCAAATTACGATGAGGTTGTCGTACAAGAATACAATTTCATCGGTTACCAGATCACGAAGTCAAAAGACAAAACCGAACTTATTAAGAGTTGGGCTGCGTAA
- a CDS encoding glycoside hydrolase family 43 protein — protein MKTMLNIKTQLRRIYHPKTARQVSGVLLDSGEDPWVTTYAGISYFCTVDRDKRGISVSKFEELSELPESELKSIWPATQSELPPYKEIWAPELQRVDDKWYVYFALNNGDPGEERMHVLEAMTDNPQGKYVYKGKIAAETDRWAIDGSVLTLPGSNEKYFVWSGWDGVMNEQQNIYIAAMADPCTLKSDRVCISKPEHTWEKQGYPYVNEGPQPLCNDQGDTFIIYSASGSWTDDYCLGQLRLVGDNPLDPAAWAKHSQPVFKKTDTIFGPGHCSFVKNKDGTDSIVYHTARAKGSGWDRQIRAQAFTWNADGSPDFGKPQ, from the coding sequence ATGAAAACAATGTTAAATATAAAAACACAATTACGTCGAATTTATCATCCAAAAACAGCTCGTCAAGTTAGCGGAGTTTTACTCGATTCTGGCGAAGATCCATGGGTTACAACCTACGCAGGTATTTCATACTTCTGTACTGTCGATCGGGACAAAAGAGGTATTTCAGTATCAAAATTTGAAGAACTATCAGAACTGCCTGAATCCGAATTAAAATCAATTTGGCCAGCCACCCAATCCGAACTGCCACCGTATAAAGAAATTTGGGCCCCTGAACTACAACGAGTCGACGACAAATGGTATGTGTACTTTGCGCTCAATAATGGCGATCCCGGCGAAGAACGGATGCACGTACTAGAGGCGATGACCGATAACCCGCAGGGCAAGTATGTCTACAAAGGCAAGATTGCGGCAGAAACTGATAGGTGGGCGATTGACGGATCAGTCCTAACGCTGCCAGGTTCAAATGAAAAATATTTCGTATGGTCCGGGTGGGACGGCGTCATGAATGAGCAACAAAACATATATATTGCCGCTATGGCAGATCCCTGCACGCTCAAAAGTGACCGGGTTTGCATTTCAAAACCAGAGCATACTTGGGAAAAACAAGGCTATCCGTATGTCAACGAAGGCCCTCAACCCCTATGCAATGACCAGGGTGATACATTTATTATCTACTCTGCCAGTGGTAGTTGGACGGACGATTATTGTCTTGGCCAGCTTCGCTTGGTTGGAGATAATCCACTTGATCCAGCTGCCTGGGCAAAACACTCCCAACCGGTTTTTAAGAAGACTGACACCATATTTGGCCCCGGCCATTGTTCGTTTGTCAAAAACAAGGACGGCACTGATAGTATCGTCTATCATACTGCCCGCGCAAAAGGTTCGGGTTGGGACCGCCAGATCAGGGCGCAAGCATTCACCTGGAACGCCGACGGTAGCCCCGATTTCGGAAAACCCCAATAG
- a CDS encoding DUF4385 domain-containing protein — protein sequence MGDTTYADNYRNIDFRLHPEKYRIGRGEQGVLIAQPYKDEILPHWKFATPEAATISAQKIFSLFEAYKQQSDFVGMDMARKFLQMGFTRSRRYANHASGRKYNADGTAKPQDAASETSDKAASARIFYEYYTRAKEDTIYQSLKAEHVARQS from the coding sequence ATGGGCGACACCACATATGCAGATAATTACCGCAATATTGACTTTCGGCTTCATCCGGAAAAATATCGGATAGGTAGAGGTGAGCAAGGCGTCTTAATAGCTCAGCCCTACAAGGACGAGATTTTGCCGCATTGGAAATTTGCAACGCCAGAAGCTGCGACAATATCGGCACAGAAGATATTTAGTCTGTTTGAAGCCTATAAGCAACAATCAGATTTCGTCGGCATGGACATGGCCAGAAAATTCCTGCAAATGGGATTTACCCGGTCACGGCGCTATGCCAATCATGCTTCGGGACGCAAGTATAATGCCGACGGCACTGCCAAGCCGCAGGATGCTGCCTCGGAGACATCCGACAAAGCAGCCTCGGCCCGGATATTTTATGAATACTATACGAGGGCCAAGGAAGATACTATCTATCAAAGCCTGAAAGCTGAACATGTAGCCCGGCAATCGTAA
- a CDS encoding DUF2945 domain-containing protein gives MTDFSKVDKVSWNTPQGKTHGHVTRKLIDDTTVGGHHAKASASDPQYEVESDTSSKKAAHKPESLDKS, from the coding sequence ATGACAGATTTTTCTAAAGTCGATAAAGTGAGCTGGAATACTCCGCAGGGCAAAACTCACGGCCATGTAACCCGCAAGCTAATCGACGACACAACCGTCGGCGGTCACCACGCCAAAGCCAGCGCAAGTGATCCGCAGTATGAAGTAGAGAGCGATACCTCCAGTAAAAAAGCCGCTCACAAGCCAGAAAGCCTGGACAAATCATAG